The proteins below come from a single Benincasa hispida cultivar B227 chromosome 4, ASM972705v1, whole genome shotgun sequence genomic window:
- the LOC120075720 gene encoding allene oxide synthase 1, chloroplastic: MSSTSITIPCLQPPLRFPYQEPPPRSRSRVGFVSLRPIYAADRVSSSSSSSSSVQVPQRTVSTPEPTKLPLRKIPGDYGPPVFGALKDRQDYFYNQGKEEYLKSRMLRYESTVYRTNMPPGPFITSDSRVVVLLDGKSFPVLFDHSKVEKKDLFTGTYMPVTELTGGHRVLSYIDPSEPDHAKLKQLIFFLLKHRRDKILPEFHSTFSELFETLEKDLAAAGRAQYNAPGEQAAFNFLARSLFGANPVDSKLGRDAPKLIGKWVLFQLGPVLSLGLPKVVEELLLRTVRLPPALIKADYRRLYDFFYESSEAVFEEADRLGISREEACHNLLFATCFNSFGGMKIFFPNMIKWIGRAGVKLHTQLAREIRTAVKSNGGKITMGAMEQMPLMKSVVYEAFRIEPPVPVQYGRAKKDLVVESHDAAFEIKEGEVICGYQPFATRDPKIFDRAGEFVPDRFTGDGEELLKHVLWSNGPETQSPTVQNKQCAGKDFIVFISRLLVVELFLRYDSFDIEATNTPLGAAVTVTSLKKASF; the protein is encoded by the coding sequence ATGTCGTCAACCTCCATTACAATCCCTTGTCTTCAACCCCCGTTGCGATTTCCATACCAAGAACCGCCTCCGAGATCTCGTTCTAGAGTTGGGTTCGTTTCCCTACGCCCAATCTACGCCGCCGACAGAGTTTCCTCGTCGTCTTCGTCTTCGTCCTCTGTTCAAGTGCCGCAGCGGACTGTTTCGACGCCGGAACCTACGAAGCTTCCTTTGAGGAAGATTCCAGGTGACTATGGGCCGCCGGTATTTGGGGCGTTGAAGGACCGACAGGACTATTTCTATAATCAGGGGAAAGAAGAGTATCTGAAATCTCGAATGCTTCGGTATGAATCCACTGTGTATAGAACCAATATGCCGCCGGGTCCATTTATCACTTCTGATTCTCGAGTTGTTGTTTTACTCGATGGGAAAAGTTTCCCTGTTCTTTTCGATCATTCTAAAGTTGAGAAGAAGGATCTCTTCACTGGGACTTACATGCCTGTAACAGAGCTCACCGGCGGTCACAGAGTGCTCTCTTATATTGACCCATCTGAGCCTGATCATGCGAAGCTTAAACAgcttattttctttctcctcaAGCACCGCCGGGATAAAATTCTGCCGGAATTTCACTCCACTTTTTCCGAGCTATTCGAGACTCTGGAGAAGGATTTGGCTGCCGCTGGTAGAGCACAGTACAATGCTCCCGGTGAACAGGCGGCGTTTAATTTCTTGGCTCGGTCTCTTTTTGGCGCCAATCCGGTAGATTCCAAATTGGGGCGAGACGCTCCAAAATTGATTGGGAAATGGGTTTTGTTCCAGCTTGGCCCTGTTCTCAGTCTCGGCCTCCCCAAGGTTGTCGAGGAGCTTCTCCTCCGCACGGTTCGGCTCCCGCCGGCGCTGATCAAAGCCGATTACCGGCGGCTGTACGATTTCTTTTACGAGTCATCGGAGGCGGTATTTGAGGAAGCGGATAGATTGGGGATTTCGAGGGAAGAAGCTTGTCATAACTTGCTATTCGCAACTTGTTTTAATTCATTTGGAGGGATGAAGATCTTCTTCCCCAATATGATCAAATGGATCGGCCGAGCCGGAGTGAAGCTCCATACCCAACTCGCACGGGAGATTCGTACTGCCGTAAAATCCAACGGCGGGAAAATCACGATGGGGGCTATGGAGCAGATGCCGCTGATGAAATCAGTTGTGTATGAAGCTTTCAGAATCGAGCCGCCGGTTCCGGTTCAGTACGGTCGAGCGAAGAAAGACCTTGTGGTCGAAAGCCACGACGCGGCTTTCGAGATCAAAGAAGGAGAAGTGATTTGTGGGTATCAGCCATTCGCGACCAGAGATCCAAAAATCTTCGACAGAGCCGGCGAATTCGTGCCTGATCGGTTCACCGGCGACGGTGAAGAGTTGCTGAAACACGTGCTGTGGTCAAACGGACCAGAGACTCAATCGCCGACGGTTCAAAACAAGCAGTGCGCCGGAAAAGACTTCATCGTCTTCATCTCTCGCCTGCTCGTCGTCGAACTCTTCCTCCGATACGACTCCTTCGACATCGAAGCCACAAACACTCCGTTAGGCGCCGCCGTCACTGTAACTTCCCTGAAGAAAGCAAGTTtctga